Proteins encoded in a region of the Geobacillus genomosp. 3 genome:
- a CDS encoding alpha/beta hydrolase, with amino-acid sequence MIGCLCIHGFTGNPEEVAPLADYLRERTDWVVETPTLPGHGDELSLKGITYDRWVEAAEQAFQALYQRCDTVYVIGFSMGGVIAVKLAEKYPVARLVLLSAAFYYVNPRQLWCDIREMFANGWRGAREHPLFLRYRNKMIATPLSAVREFHKLVRYVRPRLPHVQAPVLIVQGEKDGIVPPKSAYYLYERIGSPEKKLLLLPNSYHHVCHSVDRHTLFAETEKFLCAAYHCK; translated from the coding sequence ATGATCGGCTGTTTATGCATTCACGGGTTTACCGGCAACCCGGAAGAAGTGGCGCCGCTGGCTGATTATTTGCGGGAGCGGACCGATTGGGTCGTAGAAACGCCCACATTGCCTGGGCACGGGGACGAGTTGAGTCTCAAAGGGATTACATATGACCGATGGGTCGAAGCGGCTGAGCAAGCGTTCCAAGCGCTTTATCAGCGTTGTGATACGGTATATGTGATCGGTTTCTCGATGGGCGGGGTGATCGCTGTCAAGTTGGCGGAAAAATATCCGGTTGCCAGGCTCGTGCTGTTAAGTGCAGCATTTTATTACGTCAATCCGCGCCAATTGTGGTGTGACATCCGTGAGATGTTTGCCAACGGCTGGCGCGGAGCGCGGGAGCACCCGCTGTTTCTCCGTTACCGAAACAAAATGATAGCGACTCCGCTTTCAGCTGTCAGGGAATTTCACAAACTCGTCCGCTATGTACGTCCCCGTCTTCCGCATGTTCAGGCACCTGTACTCATCGTCCAAGGGGAAAAAGACGGGATTGTGCCGCCTAAAAGTGCCTATTATTTATATGAACGGATCGGTTCGCCCGAAAAAAAACTGCTGCTTTTGCCGAATTCGTATCACCACGTCTGTCATAGCGTCGACCGGCACACGCTGTTTGCCGAGACGGAAAAATTTTTGTGCGCCGCCTATCATTGCAAATGA